The Coregonus clupeaformis isolate EN_2021a chromosome 18, ASM2061545v1, whole genome shotgun sequence genome has a segment encoding these proteins:
- the LOC121581859 gene encoding FYN-binding protein 1 produces MAHFNTGGGSHMEGGVHPKLVSHSTSSPLLAKLAALEKSRSGGALTTTKSPAPKPVFQKKCETAAREDVGTSFPKPQSFKLRPVETIRDTASSGPESTFTRPPLKRCPVNTAFLDNEVQPAPASGSAKPPWVKDSESENTPTVPKPPIALKSKISISSLQSNLDQGTLKEHPTPSIPKLPQLSIFKSLPPVAQQNSLTRQGSETSLQTLNSSNCMPPQPPPTLEPNFLTAQAGARDELVPHEENDDPSAPKRKPLPNVFSLGDPPLKPNRPPHVTLQRFRTDGPELSTAGPPPSPLAPHTSKFPAPLTPCLLSKAPAVRIQADQEESYDDVGVMNLPAPLPPGGHPNLKIEVELSDEEMYEDLEERWIEKEAKGSKEMKGQEKKSDKEEKRRLEQEKKMQKAREKKEQEAKKKYKLSGPIQVIHKAKARSDCKGGKTDLPLTQGETIDIIRITDNPEGRWLARNNEGNYGYVRTESVGIDYDLIKEQKKEPLSNESEGNPEVYDDVAIQDNACSGIKVQQAEDGDIYDDVDGSTQNRFPPQPPPVFIEGDMIYDDVESQSIPTPPLLNSLPQLTPKGTQEVMDPKKKKKFEKEEKEFRKKFKLSGPIQVIHKAKARSDCKGGKTDLPLTQGETIDIIRITDNPEGRWLARNNEGNYGYVRTESVGIDYDLIKEQKKEPLSNESEGNPEVYDDVAIQDNACSGIKVQQAEDGDIYDDVDGSTQNRFPPQPPPVFIEGDMIYDDVESQSIPTPPLLNSLPQLTPKGTQEVMDPKKKKKFEKEEKEFRKKFKFEGEIQVLYDVTIDPTLASKKWGNKDLQLKPGEVIDVIVKPTDGKLIGRNRDGKFGYVSMVNVAQDGGDIYDDIGENCIYDND; encoded by the exons ATGGCTCACTTCAACACAGGAGGAGGCAGCCACATGGAGGGAGGGGTTCACCCTAAACTGGTATCCCACTCCACTAGTTCCCCTCTCTTAGCCAAGCTAGCTGCCCTGGAGAAGAGCCGATCAGGAGGAGCCCTGACCACCACTAAATCCCCTGCAcctaagcctgtgtttcagaAGAAATGTGAGACCGCAGCCAGAGAAGATGTAGGAACCTCGTTCCCCAAACCCCAGTCCTTCAAACTCAGGCCTGTGGAGACCATCAGGGACACAGCGTCTTCAGGGCCTGAGTCCACTTTCACCAGACCTCCACTGAAAAGGTGTCCTGTCAACACAGCCTTTCTGGACAACGAGGTCCAACCGGCTCCGGCCTCAGGCTCAGCCAAACCCCCGTGGGTAAAGGACAGTGAGTCAGAAAACACCCCTACAGTCCCTAAACCGCCCATAGCCCTCAAATCAAAGATCTCCATCTCATCACTGCAGTCCAACCTTGACCAAGGGACCCTAAAGGAACATCCAACACCATCCATCCCCAAATTGCCCCAGCTCTCCATCTTCAAATCCCTTCCACCCGTGGCTCAACAGAACTCCCTCACAAGACAGGGAAGTGAAACAAGCCTCCAAACTTTGAACTCTAGCAACTGCATGCCTCCCCAACCTCCTCCCACCCTGGAACCCAACTTCCTGACAGCGCAAGCTGGAGCGAGGGATGAACTGGTCCCTCATGAAGAGAATGATGATCCCTCGGCCCCTAAGAGGAAACCCCTGCCTAATGTATTTTCCCTGGGGGACCCTCCTCTGAAACCCAACAGGCCTCCCCATGTTACCTTACAGAGGTTTCGGACTGATG gtccagagttgagtacAGCTgggcctcctccctctcctcttgctCCCCACACCAGCAAATTCCCTGCACCTTTGACCCCCTGCCTACTCTCTAAGGCCCCTGCAGTTAG AATCCAGGCCGACCAGGAGGAGAGCTATGACGACGTTGGGGTCATGAATCTCCCTGCACCCCTTCCCCCTGGAG GACATCCCAACCTGAAAATTGAG GTGGAGTTGAGTGATGAAGAGATGTATGAAGACTTAGAGGAGAGATG GATTGAAAAGGAGGCTAAAGGATCGAAAGAAATGAAAGGACAAGAGAAGAAGAGCGACAAAGAGGAGAAGAGACGACTAGAGCAGGAGAAAAAAATGCAGAAAGCCAGAGAGAAGAAGGAGCAAGAGGCAAAGAAAAAGTACAAG CTCTCAGGGCCGATTCAGGTGATTCACAAAGCCAAGGCTCGGTCGGATTGTAAAGGAGGAAAGACTGACCTGCCACTAACGCAGGGAGAGACTATAGATATCATACGCATCACTGACAACCCAGAAGGACGTTGGCTGGCCAGGAACAATGAGGGAAACT ATGGCTATGTAAGGACTGAGTCAGTGGGCATTGACTATGACCTTATAAAGGAGCAGAAGAAAGAACCCCTATCTAACGAGTCTGAGGGAAACCCTGAGGTTTATGATGACGTAGCCATCCAGGACAACGCCTGCag TGGGATCAAGGTCCAACAAG CTGAGGATGGTGATATCTATGATGATGTGGACGGATCGACTCAAAACAG ATTTCCTCCTCAACCACCTCCAGTGTTTATAGAGGGAG ACATGATATATGATGACGTGGAGTCCCAGAGCATTCCTACCCCTCCTCTTCTCAACAG TCTCCCTCAGCTGACACCTAAGGGAACGCAAGAGGTGATGGACCCCAAGAAGAAAAAGAAGTTTGAGAAAGAGGAAAAGGAATTCAGGAAGAAATTCAAA CTCTCTGGGCCGATTCAGGTGATTCACAAAGCCAAGGCTCGGTCGGATTGTAAAGGAGGAAAGACTGACCTGCCACTAACGCAGGGAGAGACTATAGATATCATACGCATCACTGACAACCCAGAAGGACGTTGGCTGGCCAGGAACAATGAGGGAAACT ATGGCTATGTAAGGACTGAGTCAGTGGGCATTGACTATGACCTTATAAAGGAGCAGAAGAAAGAACCCCTATCTAACGAGTCTGAGGGAAACCCTGAGGTTTATGATGACGTAGCCATCCAGGACAACGCCTGCag tgGGATCAAGGTCCAACAAG CTGAGGATGGTGATATCTATGATGATGTGGACGGATCGACTCAAAACAG ATTTCCTCCTCAACCACCTCCAGTGTTTATAGAGGGAG ACATGATATATGATGACGTGGAGTCCCAGAGCATTCCTACCCCTCCTCTTCTCAACAG TCTCCCTCAGCTGACACCTAAGGGAACGCAAGAGGTGATGGACCCCAAGAAGAAAAAGAAGTTTGAGAAAGAGGAAAAGGAATTCAGGAAGAAATTCAAA